A window of the Cryptomeria japonica unplaced genomic scaffold, Sugi_1.0 HiC_scaffold_187, whole genome shotgun sequence genome harbors these coding sequences:
- the LOC131867878 gene encoding endoglucanase 16-like yields MAKAMEALLAVVLLLFCGEWQVVRGEFDYRDALSKSILFLEAQRSGKLPQSQRVKWRGDSGLTDGKLQNVDLAGGYYDAGDNVKYGLPMAFTITTLAWGTLDYGKELKAAGEIQNARDAIRWGTDYFLKASATPNELWVQVGDPQADHNCWERPEDMDTPRSLYKIDKDTPGSEIAAETAAALAASSIVFRFTNPRYSHLLLQRSQSLFSFADRYKGTYGGECPFYCSVSGYNDELLWAASWLYRATKSSYYSNYIIQHDDVKAYVNEFNWDLKYAGVQVLLTDLYFQGEAQFSAYRSNAERFVCSLLPGSPIRSVKTTPGGLLYVRDGANTQYVTSAAFLMARYSDLLSAKKRTLSCGNTLFKPNDVMGFAKLQIDYLLGRNPLGISYMVGYGSKYPRQPHHRGASVVSIHQQPRKIKCIEGFMNWFHKDSSNPNTLIGAIVGGPDKYDRFVDLRTKSSMLEPTTYINSPLVGVLAKLYRMTCKTNRQC; encoded by the exons ATGGCCAAGGCAATGGAAGCGCTTTTGGCAGTGGTGTTGTTGCTGTTTTGTGGTGAGTGGCAGGTGGTTCGTGGAGAATTCGATTACAGAGATGCTCTATCTAAGTCTATCCTCTTTCTAGAGGCCCAACGATCCGGTAAACTCCCACAATCTCAGCGAGTAAAGTGGAGAGGAGATTCTGGCCTCACAGATGGGAAGTTGCAAAAC GTTGATTTAGCTGGGGGTTACTACGATGCAGGCGATAACGTGAAATATGGGCTTCCCATGGCATTCACTATCACCACACTCGCTTGGGGCACACTGGATTATGGGAAAGAGTTGAAAGCTGCAGGAGAGATTCAGAATGCAAGGGACGCTATTAGATGGGGAACTGACTACTTTCTCAAGGCTAGTGCAACTCCAAATGAATTATGGGTTCAG GTGGGTGATCCCCAGGCAGACCATAATTGTTGGGAGCGTCCAGAAGATATGGACACTCCTCGATCTCTTTACAAGATTGATAAAGACACCCCTGGATCAGAAATTGCAGCAGAAACGGCCGCAGCCTTGGCTGCCTCCTCCATTGTTTTCAGATTCACAAACCCTCGTTACTCACACCTTCTCCTCCAACGTTCTCAATCG CTCTTCAGCTTTGCCGATCGATACAAGGGCACCTACGGAGGAGAGTGTCCATTTTATTGCTCTGTTTCAGGCTACAAT GACGAGCTTCTATGGGCTGCATCTTGGCTATACAGAGCTACCAAATCCTCATATTATTCCAACTATATTATCCAGCACGACGATGTAAAGGCATATGTTAATGAAttcaactgggacctcaaatatgCTGGAGTTCAAGTGCTTCTAACAGAC TTATATTTCCAAGGGGAAGCTCAATTCTCAGCCTATAGAAGTAATGCAGAACGCTTTGTTTGTTCACTTCTTCCAGGCAGTCCCATTCGTTCTGTTAAAACCACCCCAG GAGGTTTGTTGTATGTTAGAGATGGCGCCAACACTCAATATGTTACCAGTGCTGCTTTTTTGATGGCAAGATACAGTGATTTACTATCAGCTAAGAAGCGAACATTGTCATGCGGCAACACTCTCTTTAAACCCAACGACGTTATGGGCTTCGCAAAGCTACAA ATTGATTATTTATTAGGAAGGAATCCTCTGGGCATTTCATATATGGTAGGATACGGTTCCAAATATCCAAGGCAACCACATCACAGAGGAGCATCTGTAGTTTCCATTCATCAACAACCAaggaagatcaaatgcattgaaggtTTTATGAACTGGTTTCACAAAGATTCTTCCAATCCAAACACACTAATTGGGGCAATAGTGGGGGGCCCAGATAAATATGATCGTTTTGTAGACCTCAGGACCAAATCTAGCATGCTTGAACCTACAACATACATAAATTCTCCTCTTGTGGGTGTTCTTGCAAAATTGTACAGAATGACATGCAAAACTAACAGGCAGTGTTGA